CCCTGgaaaagatgcacatgtaaggtgaggtggtggctttGGGGCGAATAGAGGgtaagtgggagggggaagtggggtgagaagaggggtggggggaatttgggatgtgcagggctgcggtggccagagaaagaggcgactttccccagctccagggctgctgctgccaggcagAGACAGCCCtctttcccagcctcagctctgtggcttcTGTGGTGGGGAAGATACCCTCCTCTACCCAGCCCCAGTTTGGAGGCTGCTgcaacaggggagagagggcacatctatcacattagaaaggtaagtctacagatattaaaatatgagttgtgtgtttttatttgtagaacaaaaaaatgttaattattattacagttttttatatagtgcttttatccaaagtgttttacaatagttagctaacggtacaaacaacatttggaaagatcattaagtggtccaccaagaccatcaccaattttcaagtggtccgcgaaaaaaaaagtttgagaaccactgtgctagggaATTTCCAGGAAGTATTACCAGTTCAAATGTATTGGGCCCTCTTACTCAGGCAAACAGATCTTACTCACACaggtaatcccactgaagtcaacggaactACTCTGGTGAGTAAGGACTTGTGTGAGTTGTAAGATTGGGCTGTATTTTAAGTGTTGTCTATAGCGGTGAAGCACATAATTGGGAGTCAGGATTGAATCAAGGGCTTGGCTCTGTGTCGTCTTGTGTGTGTGTCATCCTGAGCAATGTTGTTGtggctgtgtcagtcccaggatattagagagacaaggtgggggacgtaatatcttttattggaccagtttctgttggtgggagagataagcttttgagcttacacagagctcttctacaggtctgggaaacttcaggcttgtctacactatggcgcTGTGATGCTTCAATGCAGACACTACTTACACCAACACAGAATCgagagggattctcccatcagtgtaggtaattcatctccccaagagccagtagctatgtcaatgggagaagctctacatggtcagtataattacatcgctcaggggtgtggcttTTCACATCCTTGaatgacgtagttataccaatacaggtctgtagtgtagacctggcctaattttccagtgtagaccaggcttaagtgtagacaagcacttactcagagtgtcacagttaaatacaagatggaatagattgtttagcataagcagttatcATCTaataaggcatccgatgaagtgagctgtagctcacgaaagcttatgctctaataaatttgttagtctctaaggtgccacaagtactccttttctttttgcgaatacagactaacacggctgctactctgaaacctgtcacatatttcaaggaaccattcaaggtgaagtggcccattatcacccctccagtcacagggagaaaaggaagggggttgttagtggggttatagattgttgtaacaATGTCtaccaaagttatgaatttaagctcctagatTCATCGTTTGAAAGCGTTGGGCCAGTTTTCTTTGAGAATGAgcatactggatttatggcttattataacaatctttacagggccgtccctagctattttggtgccctacgcagccctcccacagggagaaaaggaaggggttgtttagcataagcagttatcacatatttcaaggaaccattcaaggtgaagtggcccatatcacccctccagtcacagggagaaaaggaagggggTGGTTAGTGGGGTTATAGATTGTTGCTACAATGTCtaccaaagttatgaatttaagctcctagatTCATTGTTTGAAAGTGTTGGGCCAGTTTTCTTTGAGAATGaggatactggatttatggcttattataacaatctatacagggccgtccctagctattttggtgccctacgcagccctcCCACAGGGAGACTGTGTGAGGCCTCAGGCCTCCGAGGGGGGTCTGTGTGGCGCCCCACCCCAGGcctctgcgggggaggggggctggccccaggcctccataggggacgggggtgggggggaggagggctggccacttcctgtgggaagtggagtgacctggccccagtctgctttgctcccctggctcccaggcttggggggagaggggaacggACCCCCAGCACTTGCCAGCGGCGcaactgggagccaggggagcgaagcaggctggggccgggttgccCTACTTACTAGTGAGTGCGGGGAGCCCAACCACTTCTGGAGTCCtcgggggagtgggggcagggctggggtggagcaggggcaggggcagggaagaggcggggctcaggcagagcagggacaggggcCTGGGGAAGAACCGGAGCAGGGGAtagagcagcacgcagctgcgcagggcaccaggaaatctggtgctccaaatttcctggtgccctatgcaacTGTgtgctttgcgtatgggtaaggatggccctgaatCTGTTACCATCTAACAAACTCCCCAGCTCCCTATGACTAGAAGGGTGTTAATGGTCCACTTTAGCTTGaaaggtcccttgaaatatgtgttaactacttatgctaaacaaccccttccttttccaccttgtatttagctgtggcactctgagcaaggctatgtctacactgcattttgtGGCTAAAACTTTTTTCGCACaatggtgtgaaaaaacaccccctctgaatgacaaaagttttaaccaTGAAGAgccctggtgtggacagcacttcgTTGGTGGGAGCCACGCTCCCATTGATGAAGCTACTGcccctcattgggggtggttttattttgtcatcaggagagctctcccctggcgacaaagagcagctacactgtgtACTTTACAACGGCgtggctgtagcagcacagccgCGCCATTGtaaagtgtgcagtgtagacagagcctaagtttcccagacctgacaaagagctttgtgtagctcaaaagcttgtctcgctcaccaacaggagttggtccagcagaagatattacctcacccaccttgcctctcatCTTGAACAAGTCATTTCATATCCCAGTGCCTATTTACCAATCTCTAAAATACAGACAATAGCACTTATCTACCTTACAGTGATGTGAGCTTAGTTAGGAGTGAAATTTACACTAGGGAGCAGATTATTCTGTAATTATCTtctacagggtttcttgcacaCTACTCTGAAGCATTTAATACTGGCCACTTTCAGAGACAGGACATTGGCCTAGATGAACCAATGCTCTGATACAGCATTTCCTATGTTCCTAACAAATGCTTGTAAAAATGCTTTGAGAATCTTTGATTAAAGAGCTGTATGCATGGAAAATGGTTAGTTTTggggataaaaaagaaaaggagtacttgtggcaccttagagactaacaaatttatttgagcataagctttcgtgagctacagctcacttcatcggatgcattcggtggaaaaccgATGTTGGGGATGTTTCTCATGGGTAAGAAAGCTATTTGGAATTCACGTAACTATAAATTAAACCCATAGAGCAATGCAATATGGTGATTGTATATTGTACAACAGACAGAAAGAAATTATCATGATGACAGAGAAGAAAATCAAATCAAGTGGACTTTTTGAAGTGTAAACATATAAGACTACTAAGGATGTGATCTTGAATTAATCCCAAGACATACATTCACTTAATAAAAAACATAGCTCatcttaaggggaaaaaaataggtaCCAACTGTGGTGAGAAAGACTGGCATTCCTCAAGAAGGAGAGATGATTTTCACTGCCTTTCCAACATCCACCCTGGGAATACACATTTTAAAGCACCTTCTTCTGTGTCTTCTTTTAGCATCGGCGGCTGGAGAGAAGTTTGGGTGATTGCTTTTAAGAAGTAAAATACTCAGCGAGACCAAAGGAAAGAAACTGGCttattgaaaggtttcagagtagcaaccatgttagtctgtattcgcaaaaagaaaaggagtacttgtggcaccttagagactaacaaatttatcggatgcattcaatgaagtgagctgtagctcacgaaagcttatgctcaaataaatttgttagtctctaagctgccacaagtactccttttttttttggcttattGAAATGGCAGCTCTGGCATGACAAAGGCAGTGCAGCATGGCAGAAAGGGGCTCTCTTTAGCTTGTGGCAAGCCTGGTATATTGTTCATGTGAACAGCTGGAGGATCTTGGTCACTTGGTGTTAATGAGAATCCCAGCAGTggctctgctccagatgttataGGCTAACTGAGATAAATGACAGCTCTATACTGTTTACACATTTAAACAGCATTTACTAGCTTCACACTAGGGACTTGGAGATGCTATTTCCCACGGATACCCACTGGCTAATCATGTTGCACCTGTTAACTCCTTCATTACTGCTACTCTTTAATCTACCTGGTTATTTCTATGCTGGCCATTAATTGTACTAAAAATGAAAGTTATTCAGAACTCCATAGTGTTTGGAGTTTCACACCATACACAGAGCACAAAACCAAAGAAAGCTAATCTCAGAATAAGAGGAGGAGCTAGGCCATGCTTCCCTGTAGCCCTCAGATTTTCAAGGCCAAAAGagatcgtgatcatctagtccaacctcctgcatatcacaggccagagaaattccacaaaataattcctagagcagatctgttagaaaaatatcccctcttgatttaaaaaccgtcagtgatggagactccactacaaccattggtaaattgttccaatgattaattacactCAGTGTTAAATATTTACACCTTATGTCCAGTCtgaattgtctagcttcagcttccagccactgaatcacgttagacctttctctgctagactgaagatcccattattaaatatttgttctccaggTAACTACatatagactgcaatcaagtcaccccttaattgtctctttaaGTGacacagattgagctccttgagtctaacactataaggcaggttttctaatcctttaatcattctcatggctcttttctgaactctctccaatttatcagcttCCTCCTTGAATTGTAGGCaccagaacttgacacaatattccagcagtggtcacatcagtgccaaatatagagataaaataacctctcccattcgagattcccctctttatgcatctcaggatcgCAGTAGCTCTTTGGGCCACAGTATCATATtgggagctcatgctcagctgactatccaccatgacctccaaatctttttctcagtccctgcttcccaggatagagtcccccatcctgtaagtatgccAGACATCCTTTGTTCATAGtggtatacatttatatttagcaatattcaaatgcatattgtttgcttgcgcccagtttactaAACAATCCAGaatgctctgaatcagtgacgtcttcatcattatttaccactgccACAGTTcgtgtgtcatctgtaaactttatcagtgatgatttaacgttttcttccagatcattgataaaaatgtgaaatactgtaaggccaagaactgatccctatgggaccccactagaaacacacctgctcaatgacaattccccatttacgaTTGcactttgagacctatcagttagccagttttaatccaCATAATGTCTGctgtattaattttatatcattctggtCTTTTAAAGACATAAGGCCAGATTTGCCAGCATGCTCTGGCTGCTATGTGCCATGCCAGTGACAGAAAACAGCCATCAACCCAGTTTAACTGGCCAGAAAAGAAGCGGTTAGGTGTTGCGAAAGTGGCACAAAGCAGTCAGAGTGTATGGATGAATCTGGGCTCCGTTCCCTTCGGCCACTTCTATACTCTGGCAATTCCATGGACTTCGCTTAAgctgctccagatttacactgatgtgagtgggatcagaatcaggccctaagggaTTGGTTTTACCACCTCCTTTGAAGATTTGGGATTTGGTGTCCTCAAACAGCAATACATGGTTAATGCCAATAAGCCACTTTTTACACAAGGAATTGTAAGCATAAAAACCAAGGAATGTGTGTAATGAGCATACTCAGGGTAAAGAGACAAACCTTTCCCTTTGTAGTCATTCCTTTCCTGTGAATTTAATCTTCCTAGTACTCCTGTGACCAAGGATTCCATTAACTTCCACAGTGCGAATTAAACCCTAATATTATTCTGCATCAAAGCTATTCCAATATACGCTATAGAATTATCTTTAGCAGCAAAGCATTTGAGCCCTGCAGCTGAGAGAACAGTCAAATAAAGAGCACACTCACACAGCTCTGTTTGTGTCATTATTACCATTGTATCACAGGTAGACACCCAACAGACAAACTGAACTACAGGGCACCAAGGAGCTCATTTCACACAGCCATCTTTGGTGTAGGGTTTAATAACAACTGTGCTATGCAAATCTGTGGTTTCGGTTGCAGAACTAGTATTCATAAACTATAGCCCAGCCACAGACTTGGGAAGATCTCGGAGCATTTGTcttatgtgatttatttttaataattattttcagcAAAAATACAATGCTGAAGTGGCACATAGGAAGTTCTAAATTTCATAAGATGTTTATTAAAACCCCAGTAACTCATTTATGAAATATAGCTCCTTGTCTTCCATCTGTGAAAaacagtggtgcctaaaaattCACAGGGATCATGAATACCCTTTCCACAAGCCTCAACTCATCCAGAATAAAATATCCATTAAAAGAAAGATCGGTACCACCACTCTTTCAGATTACACACATGTGTGTATAGATTACATATACCTACATACACACTCTGGactagatcctcagatggtgtaaatcagcacagttcaGTGGACTTTAACAGAACTCTGCTGAGTTACCCCAGTCAAAGATCTAATGCATGGATGAATGAAAGATTTCCTGTATTCTGCTAAGTGTCACCAACCCTGAAatattatatttttctctttcatgcTGTTTAGGATTATTTCTGGAAGAAATTCAAAGTTTCACTAAAGAGAAGAATCTAGCTTTCCTACATCCATGAgtaatttttttattgtaaaaagaaaaggaggacttgtgacaccttagagactaatttcagagtaaaaagaaaaggagtacttgtggcaccttagagactaacaaatttatttgagcataagctttcgtgagctacagctcacttcatcagatgcatttggtggaaaatacagtggggagatttatatacacacacagagaacatgaaacaatgggttttatcatacacactgtaaggagagtgatcacttaagatgagccatcaccagcagcaggggggggaaaggaggaaaacttttcatggtgacaagcaaggtaggctatttccagcagttaacaagaacatctgatgaagtgagctgtagctcacgaaagcttatgctcaaataaatttgttagtctctaaggtgccacaagtattccttttctttttgcgaatacagactaacatggctgctactctgaaactaaaatgtagttttaaaatgtaGTAAACTTCACAGGTTTAGAAAAGGTTGCAAAGCACATATGTCTGCATTCTGTATTAATCTTGAAGTATCTTAGCTGTATTAATTTTCTAAAGGAAGAAGACGTAGTGAGCCAAATAACCCTGTGCATTGCCAgtatttttctttgttattaTTCTTGGTGTTCAAGAGGAAGACACAGAAATTAAATACTCTTTAAAGTCACATCTGATTATGATTtaagcaaaggaaaaacaaactgtTCGGAGATGCTGCACAATGTTATTCTTATCACTGGAGCAGAATATTTTGGATGACAGGGCAAGTGATATATACTTTCTTTGTAAATAATGTGATTAAATATTCACAAATGATAGAAGCACTCAGAAAAagtttctctccaagggctagaTTCTGTTTATGGTGGTGTAATCCCAAAGGAATGCCGTCAATGTCAATGGAGTCACAGTGGTAGAAAACCAGTGTAAGAAGGATCAGAGACTTATGTATCATCAATGGCTAGAATTTGATGCAGAAATGAATAATACAGCATTAAGGCACTTTTAATAAAAGaggtcctcagctagtgtaaatcagcatagctccactgactccaatttacaccagttgagaatctacCCAAGATATGCAAGTGCTAAAACACATGTGATGCTGCTGAAGCATTTTATAAGTGAGTATTGTTATATGTTAACTAGTCTTGGAATGTGGCTTAGATGACAAGTAAAAATGAGTTATAGCTGAGTCTCAGTTTAATCTCTGGTGGGCAAGTTTTCATACCGCAGCATTACCAGTGTGTGACATGACTAAGTCTCTGGCTAGAAGACCCCAAAGACTAGAATGGTAGAACTGGCTGGggatttttcacaggaaaatgctgattcatcacaactgaaacttttcatggaaatgtactagagagagagagagagatccaccACAGAAAAGCCATGGCCCAGACGCTAGGCACTCACTTGGGTCTTTCACATTTTAGGTGAGTGTCCAAACCTCTGGGCTATTTTGGGGTGGGTCTCACTCACTCTTGTTCTCTCTGATTTTTTGcacaaatattttgaaaggaCTAGTTTTCGCTCcagtgcaaaacaaaaacaaatgctgaaacctctccttttttttttttctagacagCCCTGTAAAATAGGGTTGCTACAGGTCAACTTTAAGATGTATTAATAGGATGTGGGGTATGGGAGCATGACTAGAAAAGAGGGGCAGTTGTAGGTTAGATTAGAAGATTACTGACAatgctgggagtgaggggcaaaAGTGAAAATGTCTACAGGTCTGAATTTAGATGaatgggcaaagctggggggaggtgCTCTCGGGACAAGAATGGGAGGGGGTTTGCTGCGGGACAGGAttaaggtgcattggcagagatgTGGGGACTCAGGACAAGGGAGTGTTGCAAATCAAtattggcagagctggaggcagaagcCTCAGAATCAGACTATAAGGGGGTGCTGGAGATCAGAAATAAGGTGCATGCCAAAGCTGTGTGGGAGCCCAAGAATGGGATAGCAGGGCATATTACAGGCCAGGAGAGAGGTACTTCAGCAAGAGCTGTGCAAGTCATGGGCTAGGAGAGGAGAGGTTCCTCTGAGTGGTGTTTGATGAGCTATCTGTGCCCACCTTATACTTGCCAATTTCTCACTCACTTGTCTTCTTGAATGTCAACATGGCCttttaaagggaaagggaaagggaaagctgGGATGGGTGCAGCCTTCCTAACTGCTTCAGGAATATCTGTGCCTTGTCTGAGAACATGCAATTACACACCACCAACCACAAAGCATCCTCCTGCCTGTCATTCTCAGGAACAACCCATGCCGGAATATTGCACTGCCTGTAAATACCCTAAGAATCTTTCTTGAATGATAACCTAGATTATTGGAATTGTTTACAGCCAAGATGATCTATATTTCTTGCCTCAGGCCTGGTTAAATAAATCATCCCCCAAGCTCACTGCTGTTTCTCATTTCAGCCTTGGTCCTCATTCAAGTCCCTCATTAGAGACCCACAGTATTATTGGCTTGGCCAGTGTTTCTGCCTGAGACAGAAATGACACAAACACATCAACTCCACACAAACCCTCCTTTGCTCTCTCCTATTCATGGATCAATTGAAGGCACTTCACAGGGCTGGGACAACATCTTCAGAGGGAGGTGCTGCTTTAATTGATTTCATATAAAGTCAGCTGGAGAAAACACCACCTACTGTGTTCTCAGAAGGCGACTCATTGCCAGAGCTCTGTCAGTTCTTTGGCGCTATAAAGCCACTGAAACGTTTCTGATGCACAGCTTTatgagctggaggcttctgagCTAGGCTATAACAGTCTGCCTTAAAAGCCGCCTGGATGGCCCATAACTGCGGAATTATTTACATTTAGGCAGGACTAGAAAGTGACCCTGCCCTTCTGGAGCTGTCATTAGCTAAATATTTACTAACAATCCTAACTTCGCGGCACGTCTGAATGCAATTCATTTGAGTCAGGCTTGACAGTGTATAGTCTGAGCTAACCGATGCAATTGCTCCCTAGGCTCGAACTCCTCTGCATCACAACCGACGGTGAGGCACCTGTATAGCGTGAGGCCTTAGTCTGATGTGTCACTAGGAGGCTTATTCCCCACCCAGAACCCAAGAGACGTGACCTGTCCCGGCTGCGGCGGGTTACGTGATCTTGGTGAGCCGGGACAAGGCGCCTCTCTGCCGGGGCTTTCCCCGGCCATCTCGGACCCAACACCGTCAGCTTGCGGGGCAGGACTAACCCCCGCTCCGCTGGAGCTCTCCTCTCGGCCGCCTACCACGTGCGCTAGCAGCTTGCGGGGACCGACGCCGAGCCCCCCGATCGGccttcctgccccacccagcccccgGGGCACCGTTCGGCGGCACCGGGCGCGGGAGCTGGGGATAACGTTCAGCCAGGGCTTGGCCAGGGTCGGCTGAGCGTCCTCTCCTAGGTCTCAGGGCTGCAAGGAAGGCTCCacgccaggctggagctcccgcCCGCTTGCGAGTCTCCCCTGCGCCAGGGCCCCGCGTCCCGCTCTCTCCGGGGCCCCTGCGGCCGGGCCCACCCGCCTCCCCACGCACCTGAGCCCCGGCGCgctggggccgggggccgggggccggggcctCGACTTACCCACGCACTCGTTGGCCTCCCGGGCCGTGGCCCGCTGCCAGGGCCGGTCGTAGTGGAAGGGCTTGCAGCGGTCGCACTCGGGCCCGGCCGTGTTGTGCTTGCAGTCGCAGACCAGGTGGTCGTCGCGGTCGCGGACGCAGCGGGACGCGTGGCCGTTGCACTTGCAGCGGCCGCCCACCTGCAGGTCGGAGACGGCGTAGAAGTAGGAGTCGCGGGCCAGCTCGGAGTCGTCCTCGTTCTCGTCGCCGAAGGTGTGGAGGCGGCTGAAGGCCACCTTGATGTCGGTGGCCGTGACCCAGTCCTGCAGCACGGGCGAGTTGTCGAAGTCGTGGGCCGAGGGGCGGCCGTCCAGGGTGCTGAAGGCGATGAGGCCGCCGGCCAGCGGCCGCATGTCGGTGTGCGAGTCGGTGCAGATGGCCTCCTGCTCGTTCTGCTTGGTGATGGCGGCGCGGCTGGGCTTGGCGTACATCTTGCGGCACTGGGCCGAGTAGAACTGGAAGGGCACCCAGCTGCGGCCGGAGTCCATGGACTTGTAGATGGCCATGGACTCGGGGCGCGGCGAGCAGAACTGCAGGCTCACGTAGGTCACCTCGAACTTCTTGCCCAGCGAGAGGGTGAGCGTGACGTTGTGCGGGTGCTGCACGAAGTTCTCCGACTGCCAGCACGTCAGGTTGTGCGGGTTGTTGAGGTCGGTGAGGAAGGCGGGCGGGTGGGCCCGCCGCGGCTCCGAGGCGTTGCAGAGGTGGCAGGTCCGCACGCGCTCCTCGCCCTTCTCGCTCACCAGGCAGTAGCGGGCCGGCGGCCTGCCGCAGGTGCTGGACACCTTCACCTCCTTGCCGAAGGCGGAGTTGACGAAGTCCGGGATGCACCGCCGCGGGTGGCCGTTCTCGTCGTAGCACGGGTCCGGCTGCGCCGTCTGCACCGCGAACATGCTCAGGCCGTAGCCGCCGCGCGCGCCGCCCGCCAGGCACCACAGCGACAGCAGCGTGAGCACAACCCGCCAGCACTTCCCGGGCATCCTGCGGGCGCCTCCTCCGGGGAGCCTGGGggcaaacacagagagagaggggcgGGGAGGTGAAGCCGCCGTCACAACCCCAATGGCTCCGCTACCCGGGCCGGGGAGGGAAGGCTGCAGCCCGGCAGAGGGGGCGCGGAGCGCAGCCCGGCCCGCTCTGCTGGCCACCGGCTCTGCCAGCCGGGCGCTTCCCATTCAGCGGGATCGCTGCCCAGGCAGCGAACGGGAAGAGCCTCCCGTGCCAGGGCGCTGCCCAGGAAACCCAGACTGCAGCCCGGCGGGAAGGAGAACTTTGCGCCTGCTGGAGGCAGAGAAACCCTGGCTGGATCAGAAGCGCAAAGCGACCCTGGCCTCCTCTCCCAAGCTAACCCCTGCCGCTAAGGCTGGTGGCTTTAACCCCCCTGCAGCTGTAGCCGTCGGAGACCAGCAGGTGGGACGCTACCTTCTTCGCTCCTTTGGTTTTCCTCCGGAGGCGCAAGGGGAAAGTTTCTGGAGCTGCCGGGGAAGGTGGCCCAGCCCGTCTTCAAGCTCTCAGCCGAGCGCTCCTGGCTGGCGGAGTGGAAGCGCTGGATGCTGAACGGTGTGTGGTTCAAAGAGCCCAGAGCATTCCCATCCtcagaccaaaaaacaaaaaaaaaaaaacaaaaacccgaaaaaaacaaacccacacaccCCCCCAAAAACACCCTAGTGGCGGGACTCTgtccttccctgcctccctc
This portion of the Dermochelys coriacea isolate rDerCor1 chromosome 14, rDerCor1.pri.v4, whole genome shotgun sequence genome encodes:
- the NTN1 gene encoding netrin-1 isoform X2, whose translation is MPGKCWRVVLTLLSLWCLAGGARGGYGLSMFAVQTAQPDPCYDENGHPRRCIPDFVNSAFGKEVKVSSTCGRPPARYCLVSEKGEERVRTCHLCNASEPRRAHPPAFLTDLNNPHNLTCWQSENFVQHPHNVTLTLSLGKKFEVTYVSLQFCSPRPESMAIYKSMDSGRSWVPFQFYSAQCRKMYAKPSRAAITKQNEQEAICTDSHTDMRPLAGGLIAFSTLDGRPSAHDFDNSPVLQDWVTATDIKVAFSRLHTFGDENEDDSELARDSYFYAVSDLQVGGRCKCNGHASRCVRDRDDHLVCDCKHNTAGPECDRCKPFHYDRPWQRATAREANECVACNCNLHARRCRFNMELYKLSGRKSGGVCLNCRHNTAGRHCHYCKEGYYRDMTKPITHRKACKEIPVAPPTTAASSTEEPADCDSYCKASKGKLKINMKKYCKKDYAVQIHILKADKAGDWWKFTVNIISVYKQGTNRIRRGDQILWIRSKDIACKCPKIKPMKKYLLLGNDEDSPDQNGIVADKSSLVIQWRDTWARRLRKFQQREKKGKCKKA
- the NTN1 gene encoding netrin-1 isoform X1 yields the protein MPGKCWRVVLTLLSLWCLAGGARGGYGLSMFAVQTAQPDPCYDENGHPRRCIPDFVNSAFGKEVKVSSTCGRPPARYCLVSEKGEERVRTCHLCNASEPRRAHPPAFLTDLNNPHNLTCWQSENFVQHPHNVTLTLSLGKKFEVTYVSLQFCSPRPESMAIYKSMDSGRSWVPFQFYSAQCRKMYAKPSRAAITKQNEQEAICTDSHTDMRPLAGGLIAFSTLDGRPSAHDFDNSPVLQDWVTATDIKVAFSRLHTFGDENEDDSELARDSYFYAVSDLQVGGRCKCNGHASRCVRDRDDHLVCDCKHNTAGPECDRCKPFHYDRPWQRATAREANECVACNCNLHARRCRFNMELYKLSGRKSGGVCLNCRHNTAGRHCHYCKEGYYRDMTKPITHRKACKACDCHPVGAAGKTCNQTTGQCPCKDGVTGITCNRCAKGYQQSRSPIAPCIKIPVAPPTTAASSTEEPADCDSYCKASKGKLKINMKKYCKKDYAVQIHILKADKAGDWWKFTVNIISVYKQGTNRIRRGDQILWIRSKDIACKCPKIKPMKKYLLLGNDEDSPDQNGIVADKSSLVIQWRDTWARRLRKFQQREKKGKCKKA